The sequence below is a genomic window from Ctenopharyngodon idella isolate HZGC_01 chromosome 11, HZGC01, whole genome shotgun sequence.
GACAGAACGACTTGATTTTAaatcaggtttgctgtgttttgatagagTTAGTGTATGTagaaaaaggtttttagcattttgaaatgtagagtttgtatttatttaacaaaatatggttTTGGGCTGAAAATTAGCTATTTGGCTAATTGTGTGATGTAGTAGGTGTGTTGCTGtgttaagagtttagaaaaagtaCTTTAAGTATTGGTAAACGCTTGTTagcaattgtaaaaaactgtagtataaatacagtaatacgttctcttgcaaatgtttgcgttcccccaagaaactttgtgttcgctcgcaaattgtttgcgttcccccaagaaactttacGTTCacttgcaaaatgtttgcgttccttcgagaaactttgcgtttactcacaaaatgtttgcgttccttCGAAAAACTTTGCGTTTactcacaaaatgtttgcgttccttcgagaaactttgcgttcgcttgcaaaatgtttgcgttccttCGAAAAACTTTGCGTTTactcacaaaatgtttgcgttccttCGAGAAACTTCACGTTCgcttgcaaaatgtttgcgttcctaTCGAAAAACTTTGCGTTTactcacaaaatgtttgcgttccttCGAGAAACTTCGCGTTCacttgcaaaatgtttgcgttccttCGAAAAACTTTGCGTTTACTCACAAAATGTTTacattcccccaagaaactttgtgttcgctcacaaaatgtttgcgttcccccgagaaactttgtgttcgctCACAAAttgtttgcgttcccccaagaaactttacGTTCACTTGCAAAAAGTTTGAGTTCCTtcgagaaactttgtgttttctcacaaaatgtttgcgttcccccaaaaCCTTTGCATTCGCTCGGAAAttgtttgcgttcccctgagaaactttgcgttcgctcacaaaatgtttgcgttcccccgagaaactttgcgttcgctcacaaaatgtttgcgtcccccgagaaactttgcgttcgctcacaaaatgtttgcgtccctcgagaaactttgcgttcactcgcaaaatgtttgcgttccttcgagaaactttgtgttcgctCACAAAAACATTTGCTTTCACTTGCAAAAGGTTTGTGTTCTTTGAGAGTGAAATGCAAAACATGTGtgagagaacacaaaagcattgactAATTATTTTTCCTCccgtctcatttttttttttcttcactatgTCCCTTTAAGGGCGCCATagtttttcatcattgataataataataaatgtttcttgggcaCAAAagtagcatattagaatgatttctgaaagatcatgtgacactgaagactggagtattgatgctgaaaattcagctttgccatcacaggaataaattacattttaaaatatatgattttttaataaataataaatcatattaatttagaaaaaataacacataattaaactattattacaaattgtaaaactattataaattataataataataatttgacaataataattaaattatttgttttatttattaataatttatcagAACAGAGATAAACTGTTGCTATATACATGTAAGAACCTTCATCatacatttattcttaaaaaaaaaataaaataaaacgatTATGATCTTTTGAAACtgtacattattttgttttgtcatgtttGTTCTAAATCAGAAACTGATTAGGTTTTTATTGGCCAGTTAAGATGGAAGGAATTTGACCTGATAGTTGCTGACACTGGACAGATGCAATGAGGATTATGAAGTATgtcttataaaatatatacaaaactGATTGATTGTTCTCTTTATATATTCGTAGTGTCTGCAGGTCGCTTTTTAAGACTATAGGTGTACCTGAGGTGTGTAGGTGCTGAAAGGTGGTGGTGATGAAACGCAAGTCCTCAGCTGGGGCCCAAGAGTAGGGAGCTGCTTGGGACTGCTGGATTTGTTGAACTTCTGATCCGTCCCTCTCATTTTGAGCACCTGTACCCCTTGCAACCATTCCTGAAGGTTTCTTCATATGGAATAAAAAACACATCTTGATATGTaatcaacaaatatttttctacATGTCAAAATGACATGAGAGGAGATAGCAGAGCTAAAAGTTCAAAGGTTAAAAAGTGTTGTGCTGTTCTTTCTATATCAgtcttttgtcatttataatttCAACTGAACTCAAAGTATGAACAAACAAAGGAAGTACAGTTTGCCAAGAACAAGAGAATGCActcaaatgctatttacaccatgtGGCAAGAATTTCAGTGGAAAGCAGCAGGGTAAACAACAGATCTTACAAGACAACAAGTCACAATCAGTAAATCAGATCGATATGTTATAGGaatgataatgtttttatttctgtttcaacATCTGACTCAATGAGTCAAAATCTGTCCTTTCTTAACAAGTATATGATAAATAATTATGACATCAGTGGTTAAGTCAACATATTTAAACACTCATTTCTGAGAAGACTGGATAAGGTGACATTTAGAAAAAGAGTACATGTGGCTTTCTCTGTAAATGAGAGCAACAGAATTTACAAACAGCTTTTAGGGATTGAGATAACGGATTGTTTCTCAAAATATtgaattgttttcttttatagaCACTaagttgtaatttttttaaagaatttatatttacacaaactgtaaaatataatcACAGGCATGTTATTAAGtctataaaatgttataaatcagATTAAAATTCTAGAATGATGGTGTTGGAAAACAGCAGAACcacaatttaacacattttcaaaaatacatttaaaaatgtatttcattaataacaaaataaaagctaaattatGTGCCTGTCAGAGAAATGTATACCTACGTTTAGcctatttaaatttgtttaaaaaggcATTTAGATGAGATGTTCAATTTCGAAACATCATAAGCAGCGGCAGAAATTTTCACACGATGATTTTAACAAGATGTGTTCAACAAGAATTAATTATTGCATAGCTAAATGTAACCACTCCTCAGTTCATCACAAACTAATGAACCCATCAAACAGGTCTGGCCACTTCAGTTTCTAAGAAACTAAAAAGATTTTCAATAAGACAAATATATAGATATCTTACCTTTGTGGGCATAAAATCGTCACCTTCGGTAGGTCACCAACAAACAGCAGAATGGAAGATGACAGTTTGAAGATTTACAGGCGGTAAAATTCACGCGAATCCAAGTCCGGTCGTGTGCCAAAGCTGCTGACATTGTTTCAGCAGTGCTATAATGGCGACAAAGCGCCACAAACCGAGGAAATCTCGTTAAAACCTAAACATTTTACATAAGGGATATTCCCTAATGTTGTCTATCCCGGACGAGCCTTCTTTGCCAAATATTCTCCAGGGAAGCGCGAAGCGAAATGAGGGCGAGATTGACGAAGAATAACAAAACAGCTTTATAGTAATTTAATAAGAGTAAAAGGTCGTTTGGTTTGGTGGATTATTATTTTCCTGAAATAAGAGCAGTAAGAAACGCCTTTGCCTCACGTTTGGCCGTTTTATGAGTTGACGCGCGTTCTAGGAATCTCATTCCAAGAACTGCGCTACATCTCAGCGCTCGCGGCCTCATCATCGGGCGCTGCGCTTCCATTGGCTGCAGAGTGCCGTTGACGAAGCGCCCGGGCCGGTTTCAGCTGCGGATGACTTTCCCAGTACACAGCTTTCCAGGAATGCTGAAACAGTCGCTGAAATTGACCTCTGCGCCAGCAGCATGGACAGAGAGATCTCTGAGATATAGCAAGGGCTGTGACGGGAGGTGACTGCAAGGTAAGCGCAGTGCAAGGTAAGTCTAATTCCAGAAAATGTGTATTGCCAGAATGTTAGTCACATAGTTAATAACATCTAACATCCTGGTAACTAATCAGGCCTTGGATCAGCGCTTGAGTTAACCCTTTAATAGTCatacccataaaaaaaaaaacaatggaaaaatgtttataataaataataaataaaattgtattaataaaataaaaaataggctAATAAATAAAATCCCAGTAATATTTTAAGCCCCCAAAATTGTTTATtatgtgctctctctctctctctctctctctctctctctatatatatatatatatatatatatatacacagtcaaaccaaaatgtattcagacaccttgaacatttcattcattaattcagtttattcactatagtttaaaaaaatggtaataaaacatgacaagatctcagagttaaactgtgtcagaaatcttaattatgtcagataacacttaagcaaaacatggtcaggtcaaagtgtctgaataattttgggttccaaatttttatcagttttactggtagtccactgtatgaagaatttttgggtataatatgacACAgcttactttattttgctatcctcacatatatgaactatagtgtcctgcacccactagtaaaaataatcaaaaatatctgaataatttttggtttgactgtatatatatatatatatatatataactgcaGTTAACTAATGGTTTTTGATTACCGGTTCAGATATCTTAGCAAGGTTTTGTTAAATACGATTTTCTTTTCAGCAGTCAAAATGtgctttaccaaaaaaaaaaggtgtaaaCAAAATGCTGTTCCATAGTAAAACAATAACTGAGATTTAATAAGACAGActaatagattttattttaattatagcATAAAAATCATCACCTAAAcaacacatttatgtggccTTGAAAACCGTGTGAGAATGTGTTTCAGAGTGAAAGAAGATTAGTTAAAatctaacataaaaaaataatactaacaaTGAAATGGAAAGCTCAGACAAGAAATAGGCTACAGACCATCGAgggtgaaattaaatgtgtatccggtgtcattttacatttgttgACAGTATGATTCTAGCTCTCATCTCCATTCTCTCCTGCTCCTTTGATTAGACGCTTGTTCCCTCGTTTCCCTGTAGGGCCCTTTGGCTTGGTGAAGGCTTGTTTCAAAGCGTGCTGCTTCGGGTACACCTCTTCATACAGGAAATCCTCCGTCAGCCCCTCTCCACTATCAATCTCCATCTACACACATgacacataaataaattaactgaaataagcATGAATATATGCATTTGATTAGAAGCAAATGTCAAAAAGTTACGCTCTATGAAGTTACACttcctttcaaaagtttggggtcagtaagatttttttttttaataaataaatacttctattcagcaaggatgcattaaatttatcaaaatgacagtaacgacattataatgttacaaaatatatctatttcaaataaatgctgttcatttgaactgtctattcatcacagaatcctgaaaaaaaaatgtatcatggtttaaaatattaagcagcaaaacagtttttaacattgataataataacaaatgtttcctgggcaccaaatcaacatatcaGTATGATTTTGAACAATAGTATATATTCTAATAGCATATATTCACTAATTTAggttttactttattaaaatttaatgtatGTAACCAATAACATACACATAAGCAGTCACATTTAAGTGTTCTTAAGTATTTAAAGGTaactttttttaagcttttgatGGATGAAAGTAGGGGTGGTTCTCATTAAGGAATCTCAAGCACAAACTGTGCAGAGTAACGTGTttaatcacacacacatcacGTTCTCTCTTTGAAAGGCGTACCATATGTTCAGTTTGAAACCAATATCCTGAAATGTGTTAACGGAAATTGTTAAACTGTAAATTCAGCCGCTATATTCAGGTCATTATATTCTTATTTGATGTTGACACAATAAAGATGTTTATAGACGGATCATGTTTGAATTAAATATGTTCACACTTGAGTCTAGGATAAATAACCAGTTGTGGCCAATTGCAATTTCCTAATAAAAGTAAAGTTCAAGGTACTGTGATTTTACTTATATAGCTGATTatacagtttatttttaattgacgatgtacacacacacacacacacacatatattatatatatatatatatatatatatatactgtatatatatatatatatatatacagcaatatatatacagtctatatatatatataacagtacaatatatatataacatctAAGAGCAAAAGtcttagatgttgttttagcaatgatataatgaccatatataattatttctcagtcttTTTATTAGAATATgaacagaaaatacagtaaatttgtatgcagtataaaaaaaaaaaacagaaaaaaattggggaaaaaacagcttttataaGCTAAAGTGGCAAATATTTATTGACCTCCCgttacacttgagcaatagcaggaatcggctctcttaaacctaaataaGACGGGAAAGGACtggaaaactttcaaaatctgatgagaagtttctcagaaTTTCTTTTTTGAGCAAAATGGAAtaggaggtcacactaaatactgatttaaaaaacaaacaaaaaaaacagtttagttcagaattttttttacaatttgtatacatatttcctgtattttctgtttgtattgtaataaagagactgaaaaataaatatggatggtcattaaaacattgctaaaacaacaaagctgatggtggcctaagactgttgcacagtactgtatatgtatattatacacacacacacacgcatgcatatatatatatatatatatatatatatatatatatatatatatataggagtAAAGTATGACTTTTCAATGGAAATATAGGATATTGGATTTTCAACAGCTAACTTGAAaaacatactgtacagtatCAGGACCATTTGTTGTTGTTACTGTACCTTTTTGGCGATCTCTATATGAtagtctctctctacctcatCCAGTAGTCGATTCTTACAGCTGGAGTAGAGCATCCTTTCTTTGATGCTACAACTGTACCCAGGCATGGAGTAGATGAAAACTGGTCCACATATTCAAGCACAAACATGACAAACATTAGCTTTGTAGAAACATCATTACTAATCATATAGAAACCTGAAACTCAGCTTATTGTGATATGGTCAGAAAAtagattattaatattttgacacTAACCTACAGCTTCCAGTGGCTGTCCTTGATGGGTGTGTTTGTACAGGAAGAAGTGGTATCGTGGGGCATCAGTGGGGATTCTGCTTGGCAGCTCTTTGGTCTCTGTAGACTAGTGTGGACCAGCTCAATTGTCTCTCGTTCGGTGTCCAGCCTCTTAAAGATGATACAAAAAGTGCTTTGTGATTGGGATTATGTAGATGATAAGAAGTGCAGCAGGCATAATATTCTATGTGGTAATGTaaatatgtacactaccattcaaaagtttgggatcagtaagttttcaacattgataataagaaatgttttttaagcaccaaatcagcatattcgaatgatttctaaaggatcatgtgacactgaagaatgctaaaaatcagctttgacatcacaggaataaattacattttaaaatatattaaaatagaaaacagttattttaaattgtaataatattttaaaatattactatatttttgatcaagtaaatgcagcctcgttgagcataagagacttttatttaaaaacattttaaaaatcttaccaacaccaaacttttgaatgctagtATCCCGTATGTTTACTGCATTatgcatattttgaatttagttGTATTGTTTCCTAATttatacagaaatgtaatattatGCAGAGAATTCTGTTTTAAAAACCCGCAAAATAAACAGGCTATTCAATGAAAAGcaatttatttgaatgcataATGCGTATCTTTATATGTGGTTATTCAGTGCATCCTCTACTGTTAAAAGTACAAGTGGcagtctgaatattttgttttgaacctacatttaaaaatacatgtatgtatagtgtatgtgtgtgggacTTACTAGTTGAATGTAATTGATGCGTTTGTGTTTAAGTTGCTGTAAAGCATGTTTAGCCTCCTCTTGCAATGGGAACGCCAAACCCTGTAAAGTCGGATTTTTACTCTCCACGCTGATCTCTGTCTGTATCAGagacacatatatatatatatatattttttactctgtaacattaatatttctaattatatttttaatgtgaataGAGAGCTGAGGCTACCTTTGCTTGTCCACTCACGGTGGCAACTCGTCTTCGCTCGTCCTTAACAGAAAAGTACAAAAGTTTAGTGTAAATCCACTTAGTACTCGCACacttgaaaacaaaatgaatcacaGGACACTTACCCGTGCTACTTTGTCCTGTTAGGTGCATTGTTaagaaatacattaatttattagaCATTAAAGTCAGACAAACTGTAAGATATTCAGTTTTGGTATGCAGTGATTTACACATTTTGGGCCTTCCTCACCTCTGTTATTTTAATCTGATGGAGTTGTTGCTCAGCAGTGGTGAGGGGGGCCGGGCTGGAGGAGGAGGACAGATGCCGTAGATAACCTTGGAAACAGATGTCTTCCTGTAGGTCAGAACAGTAAATAGTGCTTAGATGACACATCATCACACTTCTTAACATGTGAACTGAAGGAACCTGAACAAAGGTGAGTGAACAGAAAACATTTGCTCATAGTGGGTTTACTGTTGTTAACCCAGCAAAAAAGAATCTAAACATCTAAAACATCTAAACTCTTAAATAAAGGatccaaaagttttttttgtttttgtttttcacaatgatgccatagaagaaccatttttgggtTCTCCAAAGAACCTGTCAGTTCTTAAAAAaaccatttttcttagtgtgaagaacattttaatattctg
It includes:
- the twf2b gene encoding LOW QUALITY PROTEIN: twinfilin-2b (The sequence of the model RefSeq protein was modified relative to this genomic sequence to represent the inferred CDS: inserted 1 base in 1 codon) translates to MSHQTGIHATPDLREFLVKARRGAVRAMKIVIRSEQLVLGAYREVSQSWDQDYDACVLPMLDGLEPCYILYRLDSQNQLGYEWLFISWSPDQSPVRLKMVYAATRATLKKEFGGSHITDELFGTVQEDICFQGYLRHLSSSSSPAPLTTAEQQLHQIKITEDKVARDERRRVATVSGQAKTEISVESKNPTLQGLAFPLQEEAKHALQQLKHKRINYIQLRLDTERETIELVHTXSTETKELPSRIPTDAPRYHFFLYKHTHQGQPLEAVVFIYSMPGYSCSIKERMLYSSCKNRLLDEVERDYHIEIAKKMEIDSGEGLTEDFLYEEVYPKQHALKQAFTKPKGPTGKRGNKRLIKGAGENGDES